In the genome of Streptomyces sp. NBC_00433, the window GCCGGGGCCGTCGACAGCGCCATCAGCTCGGCGTCCGGGACGCTCTCGCCGCCCAGCAGCACCGACGGCACCCCGGACGCGGCGATCACCGCCAGGCCCTCCTCCCACGCCCGGCGCCCGCCCAGCAGCCGCACCACGGCCAGGTCGGCGCCCGCCAGCAGCCCCGGCAGGTCGGCCTGCGGGTCCACCCGCGACGGGTTGCCGAGGCGGTAGGCGGCCCCGTCCGGGTGCGCGGCCGCCGCGGCGCGGGCGGCCAGCAGGTCGGTGTCGGCGGTGGACAGCAGCAGAACGGTGGTCATGGTGCCCCCGGTGGGACGAAGGGGAGTCCGGCGGGTGCGCCGTCCTCGATGAGCCGCAGCAGCGCGGCGGTGTCCAGGTGCTCTTCGACCAGGTCGCCGAGCCGGTCGAGCTGCGCTTCGCGCAGCGCGCCGAAGTCGGTGCCGGGCGCCGGGACGAAGCGGCGGCCCGCGGCGGCGGCGACCCGGCGCAGGAAGGCGCGGCGGAAGCCGTCGCTCTCCAGCGAGCCGTGCCAGTGGGTGCCCCACACCGCGCCGACCCGGCAGCCGTCGAGGAAGTCCTCGTCCCCGCCCAGCACTTCGGCGACCCCGTGGTGGATCTCGTAGCCCTCGACCGGCTCGCCGTAGGCCCGACCCGCGGGCCGCGCCAGGGTCTTGGCGGCGGCGAAGCGGATACGGGCGGGCAGCAGGCCGAGGCCGGGGACCTGGCCGGCCTTCGACTCGACGTCGTCCTCGATGTGCTCGGCCAGGATCTGGAAGCCGCCGCAGATGCCGAGCACCGGGCGCCCTTCCGCCGCCCGGCGCCCCACCGCGGCCGCCAGGCCGCGGACCCGCAGCCACTCCAGCGCCCTGACCGTGCCGCGGGTGCCGGGCAGCACCACCAGGTCGGCGTCCGCGACGTCCTCGGGGCGGTCGGTGAAGCGGACGGCGACACCGGGCTCCGCGGCGAGGGCGTCCAGGTCGGTGAAGTTCGACATCAGCGGCAGCGCGACGACGGCGACCCGCAGCACGTCCTCGCCGTACGGCCGCCCCGCCTCCGACTCCCGTACGCGCAGGCCGTCCTCCTCGTCGATGCCGAGGCCGCGGGCGTACGGCAGCACGCCCAGGGTGGGCCGGCCGGTGAGCCGGCGCAGCATGTCGAGGCCCGGTTCGAGCAGGGTGACGTCGCCGCGGAATTTGTTCACCACGTAGCCCGCGATCAGCGCCTGGTCCTCGGGCGCGAGCAGCGCGGTCGTGCCGAAGAAGGAGGCGAAGACGCCGCCGCGGTCGATGTCGCCCACGACGAGGGCGGGGATGTTCGCGCGGCGCGCGAGGCCCATGTTGACGATGTCCGTACGGCGCAGGTTGATCTCGGCGGGGCTGCCCGCGCCCTCGCAGATCACCGCGTCGTACGAACGCCCCAGCTCCGCCAGGCAGTCCACGACCACGTCCAGCAACTCGCCCTGCCTGCCGCCGTGTCCGTGGTAGCCGCGGGCCGACATCTCGCCGACCGCCTTCCCCAGCAGCACGACCTGGCTGCTGCGGTCGCTCCCCGGCTTGAGCAGCACCGGATTCATCAGCGCGGACGGCTCCACGCGGGCCGCCTGCGCCTGCATGGCCTGCGCCCGGCCGATCTCGGCGCCGTCGCGCGTGACGAAGGAGTTGAGCGACATGTTCTGCCCCTTGAAGGGGGCGACCCGCATGCCCCGGCGCACCAGGAAGCGGCACACCCCGGCGGTGACGACGCTCTTGCCGGCGTCCGAGGCGGTACCGGCGATCATCAGCCCGCGCATGGGGGTGTCACCCCCCGTGCGACCTCAGCCGTACGCGGCCGGCCGGTGCCTGCCGCGAGTCCGGCGGGACGCGCGGGCCGCGGCGGGAAGAGGCGGCCGCCGAGGGCCCTGCGGGG includes:
- a CDS encoding cobyric acid synthase, yielding MRGLMIAGTASDAGKSVVTAGVCRFLVRRGMRVAPFKGQNMSLNSFVTRDGAEIGRAQAMQAQAARVEPSALMNPVLLKPGSDRSSQVVLLGKAVGEMSARGYHGHGGRQGELLDVVVDCLAELGRSYDAVICEGAGSPAEINLRRTDIVNMGLARRANIPALVVGDIDRGGVFASFFGTTALLAPEDQALIAGYVVNKFRGDVTLLEPGLDMLRRLTGRPTLGVLPYARGLGIDEEDGLRVRESEAGRPYGEDVLRVAVVALPLMSNFTDLDALAAEPGVAVRFTDRPEDVADADLVVLPGTRGTVRALEWLRVRGLAAAVGRRAAEGRPVLGICGGFQILAEHIEDDVESKAGQVPGLGLLPARIRFAAAKTLARPAGRAYGEPVEGYEIHHGVAEVLGGDEDFLDGCRVGAVWGTHWHGSLESDGFRRAFLRRVAAAAGRRFVPAPGTDFGALREAQLDRLGDLVEEHLDTAALLRLIEDGAPAGLPFVPPGAP